A part of Eubacterium sp. AB3007 genomic DNA contains:
- a CDS encoding GTP-binding protein, protein MEIPVYLFTGFLESGKTKFIQEALEGPDFNAGERTLLLLCEEGEEEYEPEKFFGKNVFIETVDEEEDLTTELMISLQKKHKVERVIVEYNGMWELDNFYRYMPDEWLTYQEMMFADATTILTYNENMRQLVYDKLKSAELVVFNRCDRQVLEGVFKEGLSTKMRLHKLVRAANRKSQILYEYGPDDVEMDAIPDPLPFDINAPIITVKDDDYAEWYRDINEGQDKYEGKRIHIRGRLVNGGDIPMDHFVFGRHVMTCCVEDIQFAGLVARWTEEAAAFENGQWVEIYADIKVEEDPVYAEEGPGPVLYCTAVNPCEPAVPEVATF, encoded by the coding sequence ATGGAAATACCAGTATATCTGTTCACCGGCTTTCTGGAGTCCGGGAAAACAAAATTCATTCAGGAGGCGTTGGAGGGCCCGGATTTCAACGCCGGGGAGAGAACGCTGCTGTTGCTTTGTGAAGAAGGGGAAGAGGAGTACGAGCCAGAAAAGTTCTTTGGGAAGAATGTGTTTATCGAGACAGTGGATGAAGAGGAAGATCTTACCACAGAGTTGATGATCAGTCTGCAGAAGAAACACAAGGTAGAAAGAGTCATCGTGGAGTATAACGGCATGTGGGAGTTGGACAATTTCTACCGCTATATGCCGGACGAGTGGTTGACCTATCAGGAGATGATGTTCGCTGATGCCACCACGATCCTTACCTACAACGAGAACATGCGCCAGCTAGTATATGACAAACTGAAGAGCGCGGAACTTGTGGTGTTCAACCGCTGTGACCGGCAGGTGCTGGAGGGTGTGTTCAAGGAAGGTCTATCCACCAAGATGCGCCTTCATAAGCTTGTCCGCGCGGCTAACCGAAAGAGCCAGATCCTGTATGAGTACGGACCGGATGATGTGGAGATGGATGCTATCCCTGATCCGCTCCCCTTTGACATCAACGCGCCGATCATCACCGTGAAGGACGATGATTACGCAGAGTGGTACCGGGATATCAACGAGGGTCAGGATAAGTACGAGGGGAAGAGGATCCATATTCGGGGCAGGCTTGTTAATGGCGGAGATATCCCGATGGATCATTTTGTGTTCGGTCGTCACGTGATGACCTGCTGCGTGGAGGATATCCAGTTCGCCGGTCTGGTGGCTCGGTGGACAGAAGAGGCAGCTGCCTTCGAAAACGGCCAGTGGGTGGAGATTTACGCTGATATCAAGGTAGAGGAGGATCCGGTCTACGCAGAGGAAGGGCCAGGCCCGGTGCTGTACTGCACCGCCGTGAACCCCTGTGAGCCGGCGGTTCCGGAGGTGGCGACATTCTGA
- a CDS encoding regulatory protein RecX, whose protein sequence is MKSVMEAAAAKLAARNMTVEELRRHLLAKGYLEGEVEEVLRQFREDGYLDDARYCRMYFEYAHARHKARNRIFAELRQKGVDSQVMEFAYEDYLAEKGVEVSETEMARQEAEKILRAAGLTMEDEIPEKIRGRVARKLHSYGYGSGLIYEILGEMK, encoded by the coding sequence ATGAAAAGTGTGATGGAGGCGGCTGCCGCCAAACTGGCAGCCCGCAATATGACGGTCGAAGAGCTCCGCCGGCACCTTCTGGCCAAGGGCTATCTGGAAGGAGAGGTGGAGGAGGTCCTGCGCCAGTTCCGGGAGGACGGCTATCTGGACGATGCCCGGTACTGCAGGATGTATTTTGAATATGCTCACGCCAGGCACAAAGCCAGGAACAGGATCTTTGCGGAGCTGCGCCAGAAAGGAGTAGACAGTCAGGTGATGGAATTCGCCTACGAGGATTACCTGGCGGAAAAAGGTGTGGAGGTCAGCGAAACCGAAATGGCCAGGCAAGAGGCAGAGAAGATCCTGCGTGCGGCAGGTCTGACCATGGAGGATGAGATCCCGGAGAAGATCCGTGGCCGTGTAGCCAGGAAACTGCACAGCTATGGATACGGGAGCGGTTTGATTTATGAGATTCTGGGAGAGATGAAGTAA
- a CDS encoding CobW family GTP-binding protein, whose amino-acid sequence MAKVDIFSGFLGAGKTTLIKKLIEEAYGDEKIVLIENEFGEIGVDGGFLKDTGVEINEMDAGCICCSLVGDFGRALNQVIEQYEPDRILIEPSGVGKLSDVIIAVQDLQNDRIQLNGFTTVVDAKKCKMYMKNFGEFFNNQIEHASSIILSHTDGIAQEKLDKCVALLREHNQQASIVTTPWDQLTGAQILEIMEQKKTLSAELDHLREEAYAEEAAHAAEHEHEHHHDHEHEHDHHHDHDHEHDDHEHHDHDHEEHGHHHHHHDGHHHADEVFEDFGCETAHKYTKEQITAALTGLSNIAEVGQVLRAKGIVENLDGGWIHFDYVPGEPEVREGAAATTGMICVIGAGIDKERIQELFDLA is encoded by the coding sequence ATGGCAAAAGTAGATATTTTTTCTGGTTTTCTGGGTGCAGGCAAGACAACACTGATCAAGAAACTCATCGAGGAAGCCTACGGGGATGAGAAGATCGTTCTCATCGAGAACGAGTTTGGCGAGATCGGCGTAGACGGTGGATTCCTGAAGGACACCGGCGTCGAGATCAACGAGATGGATGCAGGATGTATCTGCTGTAGTCTGGTCGGGGATTTTGGCCGGGCGCTGAACCAGGTGATCGAGCAGTACGAGCCGGACAGGATCCTCATAGAACCCTCCGGCGTGGGCAAACTCAGCGACGTGATCATCGCTGTCCAGGATTTGCAGAATGACCGGATCCAGTTGAATGGTTTCACCACCGTGGTAGATGCCAAGAAGTGCAAGATGTACATGAAGAACTTTGGAGAATTCTTCAACAATCAGATCGAGCACGCCAGTTCCATCATCCTCAGCCATACTGACGGTATCGCCCAGGAGAAACTGGACAAGTGTGTGGCGCTGCTGCGGGAGCACAATCAGCAGGCCTCTATCGTGACCACCCCCTGGGATCAGCTGACCGGTGCCCAGATTCTGGAGATCATGGAGCAGAAGAAGACCTTGTCGGCAGAACTTGATCATCTGCGGGAGGAAGCCTATGCGGAAGAGGCGGCTCATGCAGCAGAGCATGAGCACGAGCACCATCACGACCATGAGCATGAGCATGACCACCATCACGACCATGACCATGAGCATGATGACCACGAACACCATGACCATGATCACGAAGAGCACGGTCATCATCACCATCATCACGATGGACATCACCACGCAGATGAAGTGTTTGAGGATTTTGGCTGTGAGACCGCGCACAAGTACACCAAAGAACAGATCACGGCAGCCCTTACGGGTCTTTCCAACATCGCGGAAGTGGGCCAGGTACTGCGTGCCAAGGGCATCGTAGAAAACCTGGATGGTGGATGGATCCACTTTGATTACGTACCAGGCGAACCGGAAGTGCGCGAGGGCGCTGCGGCGACCACCGGCATGATCTGCGTGATCGGTGCAGGCATTGACAAGGAACGAATTCAGGAACTGTTCGATCTTGCATAA
- a CDS encoding DUF1836 domain-containing protein, whose protein sequence is MKSMNSIDNLKEKLQTCRPQDWSAIPDIDLYMDQVICYMTRQHIGLDLDDEETLTSAMINNYIKSGLLPRANGKKYDRRHIGYLTAICLLKQVLTVGETGTLLAQQMAHQDVEEFYRNYTSVLDEEYSKVAEELAGEHTSEELTQQALRLAVSGYAQTLACKTILRELTAEKEAQDG, encoded by the coding sequence ATGAAATCTATGAATAGTATTGATAATCTGAAAGAGAAACTGCAGACGTGCCGGCCGCAGGACTGGTCTGCGATCCCGGATATCGACCTCTACATGGATCAGGTGATCTGCTATATGACCAGACAGCACATCGGGCTGGATCTGGATGACGAGGAGACCCTCACCTCCGCTATGATCAACAACTACATCAAGAGTGGTCTGCTGCCCCGTGCCAACGGAAAGAAATACGACCGCAGGCACATCGGTTATCTAACCGCCATCTGCCTCTTGAAGCAGGTTCTTACGGTGGGAGAGACCGGTACTTTGCTTGCACAGCAGATGGCGCATCAGGATGTGGAGGAATTCTACAGGAACTACACCAGCGTGCTGGACGAGGAGTACAGCAAGGTGGCAGAAGAACTTGCGGGAGAACATACCAGTGAGGAACTGACACAGCAGGCCCTCAGGCTGGCGGTGTCCGGTTACGCACAGACACTGGCCTGCAAGACCATTCTGCGAGAACTCACAGCAGAGAAGGAGGCGCAGGATGGATAA
- a CDS encoding YerC/YecD family TrpR-related protein, with the protein MAYDSKYQREDIDELFQAVLTLKDVEDCYRFFEDICTVNEIYAIAQRLQVAKLLSQKKTYNEIEKITGASTATISRINKCLVYGADGYKRVLDRLAEKE; encoded by the coding sequence ATGGCATATGATTCCAAGTATCAGAGAGAGGATATTGACGAACTGTTCCAGGCTGTCCTGACCCTGAAGGATGTAGAGGATTGCTACCGTTTCTTCGAGGATATCTGCACGGTGAACGAGATCTATGCGATCGCGCAGAGATTGCAGGTGGCGAAATTACTTTCTCAGAAGAAAACCTATAACGAGATCGAGAAGATCACGGGCGCCTCTACCGCCACCATCAGCAGAATCAACAAGTGCCTGGTGTATGGTGCCGATGGATACAAGCGTGTGCTCGACAGACTGGCTGAGAAGGAGTGA
- a CDS encoding S41 family peptidase: MIHIKKKNFILLLVVAVVTTVLAMTGGFLLFCKVQNVGLIEGSKYKQMVEINNKYAKLYAMQYKINHEGLKKVSEETEMDAVYKGLVGSLKDPYSEYFTAREAQEFDNYVNASFYGIGVMIAEEGGEVQITQVQEDGPADLAGLKAGDVITAVEGKHYDTTKEVKKAVSGKSGTKVKVTYRRKGKEKTVSVTRGIVSGITCNGLMLKGNIAYIRIDTFGEKTGKEFQEAVDKLKKEDPKGLIIDLRNNRGGYMDQGLKVADILLPECTIAFTKDRNGKRTNYNSEEGALQLPCVLLVNENTASASELLAAAVKDNDAGQLVGTTTYGKGVVQSEYKYKDGSALKLTTAEYFSPKGHRINGKGVKPDVEVDFPEDATEDPQLKKAMSLVDAHRK; encoded by the coding sequence ATGATACATATCAAAAAAAAGAATTTCATACTGCTGCTCGTGGTTGCCGTGGTGACCACGGTCCTCGCCATGACAGGCGGTTTCCTGCTCTTCTGCAAGGTGCAGAACGTGGGCCTGATCGAGGGGAGCAAGTACAAGCAGATGGTAGAGATCAACAATAAGTATGCCAAGCTTTACGCGATGCAATATAAGATCAATCACGAAGGACTGAAAAAGGTCTCCGAGGAAACGGAGATGGATGCGGTCTACAAAGGGCTGGTGGGCAGCCTGAAGGATCCATACTCCGAGTACTTCACGGCCAGAGAAGCCCAGGAGTTTGACAACTATGTCAACGCGTCTTTCTATGGAATCGGTGTGATGATCGCCGAGGAAGGGGGAGAGGTTCAGATCACCCAGGTGCAGGAAGATGGACCGGCGGATCTGGCTGGGCTTAAGGCAGGCGATGTGATCACCGCCGTCGAAGGCAAACATTACGACACTACCAAGGAAGTAAAGAAAGCTGTGTCCGGGAAATCCGGAACGAAGGTAAAGGTCACCTATCGGCGGAAAGGGAAGGAGAAGACCGTGTCCGTCACCAGAGGAATCGTCAGCGGAATCACCTGCAATGGACTCATGCTGAAGGGGAACATCGCCTACATCAGGATCGACACCTTTGGAGAGAAGACCGGAAAGGAATTCCAGGAGGCCGTCGACAAGCTGAAGAAGGAAGATCCCAAGGGGCTGATCATCGACCTTCGGAACAATCGGGGCGGCTATATGGATCAGGGACTGAAGGTGGCTGACATCCTGCTTCCGGAGTGCACCATCGCCTTCACCAAGGATCGAAACGGCAAGCGCACCAACTATAACTCCGAGGAAGGGGCGCTGCAACTGCCCTGCGTGCTCCTGGTGAACGAAAACACCGCCAGCGCTTCCGAGCTTTTGGCTGCCGCTGTAAAGGACAACGATGCCGGACAGCTGGTGGGGACCACCACTTACGGAAAAGGCGTGGTTCAATCTGAGTATAAGTACAAGGACGGTTCCGCCCTGAAGCTCACCACCGCAGAGTATTTCTCGCCGAAAGGGCACAGGATCAACGGAAAGGGGGTCAAGCCTGATGTCGAGGTCGACTTCCCGGAAGATGCCACCGAGGATCCACAGCTGAAAAAGGCCATGTCTCTCGTTGACGCTCATAGAAAATAG
- the recJ gene encoding single-stranded-DNA-specific exonuclease RecJ — MMRLEPKIIELLAQRGITSEEDLEEFLSSRPQKTHDPFLLYNMREGVDLVMDAIRSGDKICIYGDYDVDGITSTVIMMEVLSHLIDRDRLMYYIPSRFEEGYGLHCSSIDRIREAGANTIITVDCGSVSVKEVDYIKSLGMKVLVTDHHTVGDQVADCLVINPKQPQDTYPCEHIAGCGVAFKLAQALVAENSLPTSVTAGLLDMLAIGTVADLVPLVGENRTFVKYGLRTVNVGRRESLLQLINAISLHPGKITAENISFGIGPHINAVGRMQHAREAVELFLTHDPAVRQEKIQLLIRCNDQRKQVQEDIFQRCMRMAEDEYSEDHFLLLVPENGHEGVAGNVAGKLKEALYKPVVVFTREGGGIIKGSGRSIDGINIYDELAKNKALFQAFGGHAAACGITMREEDLPALRQALRRQMEMLLEKDPEIFVEKKRADLSLRPQDISMNMAQQLELLEPCGMGNEKPLTMVTGHARWPRRIGKNGQFLRFQIALENGNSLPAVAFRNADEIEEFADGEACHFLGNLSVNVWNGRSSLQFVAEEAIG, encoded by the coding sequence ATGATGAGATTGGAACCGAAAATAATAGAATTGCTTGCACAGAGAGGAATCACTTCGGAGGAGGATCTGGAGGAGTTCCTCTCTTCGCGTCCCCAGAAGACCCATGACCCGTTCCTGCTTTACAATATGAGGGAAGGGGTGGACCTTGTTATGGACGCCATTCGGTCGGGAGACAAGATCTGCATCTACGGAGATTACGATGTAGATGGGATCACCTCCACAGTGATCATGATGGAAGTGCTGTCTCACCTGATCGACCGTGACCGCCTCATGTACTATATCCCATCCAGATTTGAGGAAGGATACGGACTCCACTGCAGTTCCATCGACAGGATCCGGGAAGCAGGGGCAAACACCATTATTACAGTAGACTGTGGGAGTGTCTCTGTGAAAGAGGTCGACTACATTAAGTCTCTGGGGATGAAGGTATTGGTGACAGACCATCATACGGTGGGTGACCAGGTCGCCGATTGCCTGGTCATCAATCCCAAGCAGCCACAGGATACGTATCCCTGTGAACATATCGCAGGCTGTGGGGTAGCCTTCAAGCTGGCACAGGCACTGGTGGCAGAAAACAGTCTGCCCACATCGGTGACCGCCGGACTTCTTGATATGCTGGCCATCGGAACGGTGGCCGACCTGGTACCGCTTGTGGGGGAGAACAGGACCTTCGTCAAATACGGCCTGCGAACTGTCAACGTGGGAAGAAGGGAGAGCCTGTTGCAGTTGATCAACGCGATCTCCCTTCATCCCGGAAAGATCACTGCGGAGAACATCTCTTTTGGGATCGGCCCTCACATTAACGCAGTAGGAAGGATGCAGCACGCGCGGGAAGCAGTGGAACTGTTTCTGACTCACGATCCGGCGGTACGACAGGAGAAGATCCAGCTCCTGATCCGTTGCAACGACCAGCGGAAGCAAGTCCAGGAGGACATCTTTCAGCGATGCATGAGGATGGCAGAGGACGAGTACAGCGAGGATCATTTTCTACTCCTGGTGCCGGAGAATGGGCACGAGGGTGTAGCCGGGAATGTGGCAGGCAAGCTGAAAGAGGCGCTGTATAAGCCGGTGGTGGTGTTTACCAGAGAGGGGGGCGGTATCATCAAGGGATCCGGCAGAAGCATCGATGGGATCAACATCTACGATGAACTGGCAAAGAACAAAGCTTTGTTCCAGGCCTTTGGCGGGCATGCGGCCGCCTGTGGAATTACCATGAGGGAAGAGGATCTGCCGGCACTGCGACAAGCGCTCCGGCGACAGATGGAAATGCTTCTGGAGAAAGATCCGGAGATCTTCGTGGAGAAGAAGAGGGCGGATCTGTCTCTGCGTCCACAGGACATCAGCATGAACATGGCACAACAGCTGGAACTGCTGGAACCCTGTGGCATGGGTAACGAGAAGCCCCTGACCATGGTGACGGGACACGCCCGCTGGCCGCGGAGGATCGGTAAGAATGGCCAGTTCCTTCGATTTCAGATCGCACTGGAGAACGGGAATTCGCTGCCGGCAGTCGCCTTCCGGAATGCGGATGAGATCGAGGAGTTCGCCGATGGAGAGGCCTGTCACTTTCTGGGAAATCTATCGGTCAATGTGTGGAACGGCAGGAGCAGCCTGCAGTTCGTAGCGGAAGAGGCGATAGGATGA
- a CDS encoding DUF445 domain-containing protein, whose amino-acid sequence MDLTLLAGPIIGAIIGYFTNYIAVKMLFRPFEPKYIFGCRIPFTPGMIPGSRNRIAESIGSAVGDNLLTEDAMETNLLSPEIKDKIRRKVENTIQKEQGDQRQVREVITRYLMEDETLDTMLERGGDLASSYITERITEMNLGAVVASQVRKAIHEKQEQSFWAKFITEDAINSMVGNIERRVNQGVREQGSAIIQVKIHQELDQFQYRTMGELFTLLQETCEDPGEMVVNAYEVVIRKRLSAILRTVDVSKVVREKLGAMDPRELERLVLKVARKELGAIVNLGALIGFVLGCLNTLINMLG is encoded by the coding sequence ATGGATTTGACATTGTTAGCAGGCCCGATCATCGGGGCGATCATCGGATACTTTACGAACTACATTGCGGTGAAGATGCTGTTCCGACCTTTCGAGCCAAAGTATATATTTGGTTGCAGGATTCCTTTCACCCCTGGGATGATCCCAGGGAGCCGAAATCGGATCGCGGAATCTATCGGGAGCGCAGTGGGGGACAACCTGTTGACGGAGGATGCCATGGAAACGAACCTCCTGTCCCCGGAAATCAAGGATAAGATCCGCCGCAAGGTGGAGAACACCATCCAGAAGGAGCAAGGAGACCAGCGCCAGGTCCGCGAGGTCATCACCCGCTATCTGATGGAGGATGAGACCCTGGATACCATGCTGGAGCGGGGTGGGGACCTGGCCTCTTCCTATATCACAGAACGTATCACAGAGATGAACCTTGGAGCGGTCGTCGCTTCCCAGGTGCGGAAGGCGATCCACGAGAAACAGGAGCAGTCCTTCTGGGCCAAGTTTATTACCGAGGATGCCATCAACTCCATGGTGGGCAACATCGAGAGACGTGTCAACCAGGGGGTCCGGGAACAGGGCAGTGCCATCATCCAGGTGAAGATTCACCAGGAATTAGACCAGTTCCAGTATAGGACCATGGGGGAACTGTTCACCCTGCTTCAGGAGACCTGTGAGGATCCCGGTGAAATGGTGGTGAACGCCTACGAGGTAGTGATTCGAAAGCGACTGTCTGCGATCCTGCGTACCGTCGATGTCTCCAAGGTCGTCCGGGAGAAACTGGGGGCCATGGATCCAAGAGAACTGGAACGACTGGTCCTGAAGGTGGCCCGGAAGGAGCTGGGAGCCATCGTCAATCTGGGTGCGCTGATCGGCTTTGTGCTGGGATGCCTGAACACACTGATCAATATGTTGGGATAA
- a CDS encoding murein hydrolase activator EnvC, giving the protein MRRQLLIVLLISALVAGLTPCSFGASTLEKNKKKLEKVEEQQDAVSQELEGYREKIADSEKRLSKLEVSIKDKEAQIKKTEDELGRTKKNIEERQDGLNNRLRTMYKNGSIGYLDVILGSNNIEELVTNVDLVQKVFTNDQNILTNLKSQKAEIQKKEQVFTKQKKDLAADRRKERGVKEELDSTKDKLDKKLAALEKEENDLREKIAEEAAKNGEVIYEGDKWDFPLKSSYTLTSHYGESRSYESHPGVDLAVPTGTPVYAAQSGLVTTASVYGGYGNCVMIYHGNGLTSVYGHNSVLKVSKGQYVKRGTLVALAGSTGWSTGSHLHFEVRNSSGSPISPGPYIGVS; this is encoded by the coding sequence ATGAGAAGACAATTATTGATCGTTCTGCTCATCAGCGCATTGGTCGCGGGGCTGACTCCCTGTTCCTTTGGCGCAAGCACCTTGGAAAAAAACAAAAAGAAACTCGAGAAAGTCGAGGAACAGCAGGACGCTGTCTCGCAGGAACTGGAAGGGTACCGCGAGAAGATCGCTGACAGTGAGAAGAGACTCTCCAAACTGGAGGTGTCCATCAAGGATAAGGAAGCACAGATTAAGAAGACAGAGGATGAACTGGGCAGGACCAAGAAAAACATAGAGGAGAGACAGGACGGACTGAACAACCGTCTCCGCACCATGTATAAGAACGGTTCCATCGGTTATCTGGATGTGATCCTGGGATCCAACAATATCGAGGAACTGGTGACCAATGTGGATCTGGTACAGAAGGTATTCACCAATGACCAGAATATCCTGACCAACCTGAAATCCCAGAAGGCTGAGATCCAGAAGAAGGAGCAGGTCTTCACAAAACAGAAAAAAGATCTGGCTGCAGACCGTAGAAAAGAGCGGGGCGTCAAGGAAGAACTGGACAGCACCAAGGATAAACTGGACAAGAAACTCGCAGCCCTCGAGAAGGAAGAGAACGATCTGAGAGAGAAGATCGCGGAGGAAGCTGCCAAGAACGGAGAGGTCATCTACGAGGGGGACAAGTGGGATTTCCCGCTGAAGAGTTCCTATACACTGACTTCCCACTATGGGGAATCCAGAAGTTACGAGAGTCACCCGGGGGTTGACCTTGCGGTTCCCACAGGTACACCGGTATACGCTGCGCAGAGCGGGCTTGTGACCACCGCATCCGTTTATGGAGGTTACGGAAACTGTGTCATGATCTACCATGGAAACGGACTGACATCTGTTTACGGACATAATTCGGTGTTGAAGGTCAGCAAGGGACAGTATGTCAAGCGAGGCACACTAGTGGCGCTGGCCGGATCGACCGGATGGAGTACCGGTTCACATCTGCACTTCGAGGTACGTAACAGTTCCGGCAGCCCCATCAGTCCGGGACCCTATATTGGAGTGAGTTAG
- a CDS encoding CarD family transcriptional regulator produces MYKVDDLIIYDGTGVCRVEAISQVDFVEDDDLYYVLRPLYKNGTIYAPVDGNRVYMRTVMSREEALHLIDRIPAVAADIYKSNSIQQLSKHYQAVIDTHDMEALIGLTKSLHHKSLEASKQNRHLGQIDRKYMKRAEDLLFGELAAALEIPREEVLGFISSQVGKTDI; encoded by the coding sequence ATGTACAAGGTAGACGACCTGATCATCTACGATGGAACGGGAGTCTGCAGGGTTGAGGCGATATCGCAAGTTGACTTTGTTGAAGATGATGACCTGTATTATGTTTTGCGACCGCTGTACAAGAACGGGACGATCTACGCGCCCGTAGACGGTAACAGGGTATACATGAGAACAGTCATGTCGAGAGAGGAAGCACTGCATCTGATCGACAGAATCCCTGCCGTAGCCGCTGACATCTACAAGAGCAACAGCATCCAGCAATTATCCAAGCACTACCAGGCAGTGATCGATACCCACGATATGGAGGCATTGATCGGCCTGACCAAGTCACTACATCATAAGAGTTTGGAAGCGAGTAAACAGAACAGGCATCTTGGCCAGATCGACCGGAAGTACATGAAACGCGCGGAAGACCTGTTGTTCGGAGAACTTGCAGCGGCTCTGGAAATCCCAAGAGAAGAAGTGCTGGGTTTTATTAGTTCACAAGTGGGTAAGACAGATATTTGA
- a CDS encoding SGNH/GDSL hydrolase family protein, giving the protein MMNITVFGDSIARGIIYNERKSRYTISRDSFVERMRKRGIHLRNYSRMGFSSLRGKQTLDRHLAELCDADYTLLEYGGNDCDLNWQEISENPFALHKATVSLDRFRSVITSMIQTVRQAGSTPVLMTLPPLDSSRFFQWVSRDLDWESIYEFLDRDLDNIGTWHDNYSQVLTEVAADQHIPLIDVRSAFLEQDDYRELLCADGMHPNEKGHRLIEEQVAKTLIPTY; this is encoded by the coding sequence ATGATGAATATTACAGTTTTCGGAGATTCTATTGCCAGAGGAATCATCTACAACGAAAGAAAATCCCGCTATACCATCAGCCGGGATAGTTTTGTAGAAAGGATGCGCAAGCGGGGGATCCACCTGCGCAATTACTCACGCATGGGCTTCAGTAGCCTGAGGGGAAAGCAGACACTGGACAGACATCTCGCGGAGCTCTGTGATGCGGACTACACACTCCTGGAGTACGGAGGGAACGACTGCGACCTGAACTGGCAGGAGATCTCTGAGAACCCCTTCGCCCTCCACAAGGCGACGGTCAGCCTGGACAGGTTTCGCTCCGTCATTACATCCATGATCCAAACAGTACGCCAGGCAGGCAGTACACCGGTGCTGATGACACTGCCTCCTCTGGATTCGTCCAGATTCTTCCAATGGGTCTCCAGAGATCTGGACTGGGAAAGCATCTACGAGTTCCTTGACCGTGACCTGGACAACATCGGCACCTGGCACGACAATTACAGCCAGGTCCTGACCGAGGTGGCCGCAGATCAACACATCCCGCTCATCGATGTCCGAAGCGCTTTCCTGGAACAGGATGATTACCGGGAATTGCTTTGTGCCGATGGTATGCACCCTAACGAAAAAGGCCACCGGCTCATCGAAGAGCAGGTGGCGAAAACGCTTATCCCAACATATTGA
- a CDS encoding 4'-phosphopantetheinyl transferase superfamily protein has translation MDVIYIYDGEFATGDAGFPMIRMAAARHCLELSRPFDQVAARIIRDEKGKPYFQDVPLEFSLTHSGSLWMCMFSDAPCGLDLQEVKPCDCQKIAKRFFHEDEAQAVRDGGEEAFFRIWVRKEAYCKMTGEGLFGEDMPSVLADNGIWKGRSYVFTEIDISEEMMCAVCTGEAPDIQLRVLG, from the coding sequence ATGGACGTGATTTACATTTACGATGGTGAGTTTGCTACCGGGGATGCCGGTTTTCCCATGATCCGCATGGCGGCAGCCAGGCACTGCCTGGAGCTATCCAGACCTTTTGATCAGGTCGCCGCCAGGATCATTCGGGATGAGAAGGGGAAACCGTACTTTCAGGATGTACCCCTCGAGTTTTCCCTGACCCACAGCGGCAGTCTGTGGATGTGCATGTTTTCCGATGCTCCCTGCGGATTGGATCTGCAGGAGGTGAAACCTTGCGACTGCCAGAAGATCGCGAAGCGTTTCTTTCACGAGGACGAGGCGCAGGCGGTGCGTGACGGTGGTGAGGAGGCATTCTTCAGGATATGGGTCCGCAAGGAAGCCTACTGCAAGATGACTGGAGAAGGGCTGTTCGGTGAGGATATGCCCTCCGTTCTTGCGGACAACGGTATCTGGAAGGGGCGTTCCTATGTGTTTACCGAGATCGATATCTCTGAGGAGATGATGTGTGCTGTGTGTACTGGGGAAGCCCCGGATATTCAGCTGAGGGTATTGGGATGA